In Kogia breviceps isolate mKogBre1 chromosome 9, mKogBre1 haplotype 1, whole genome shotgun sequence, a single window of DNA contains:
- the PODXL gene encoding podocalyxin, which produces MRFAPVLSAFLLLLPLSLCQDEVKPVGETAAEESKPDTLPPSSVQNTVKQSTVPPSTDKNVTALETKGSTPTTPNTSRAVPASAQQSTTAVDSGKDKKPATGNSAITTKDSEDSTTTPTTVSTKPETTSSQSGIKSNSAKSGTQSSHSVTTSSVITKEGNQAASDRPTLGSTSVITPVLPSLPTPASTHRPSTVSVTLVSVTSEPAASSSEGPNKITAATSLGTTAGPTFTTQGTLTTLTPWVITSQGTQHTSSKTPAVTGTSEALQPAGSSLGPGTTSPARGPTSSSTHLESTAPQGSSTPSPTSVIPAGVGQIQCDSPEKLNEKMLVLNISKTDVLRTNICNATASNDKLVTLLCRAAKASFNPAQDQCHIQLAPVPEIQAVAIKQITIRTNLFPTDVYELLKDKWDDLKEVGVNDMQFEGQGPPEETEDRFSMPLIITIVCMASFLLLVAALYGCCHQRLSQRKDQQRLTEELQTVENGYHDNPTLEVMETSSEMQEKKVVSLNGELGDSWIVPLDNLTKDDLEEEEDTHL; this is translated from the exons AAGTCAAGCCTGTTGGTGAAACAGCTGCTGAAGAAAGCAAGCCAGACACACTTCCACCATCCAGTGTTCAAAACACAGTCAAACAAAGCACAGTCCCACCATCCACTGATAAAAATGTGACTGCACTGGAGACCAAGGGAAGCACACCCACAACGCCTAACACCTCAAGGGCAGTGCCAGCCTCAGCCCAGCAAAGCACAACTGCAGTGGACAGTGGCAAAGATAAGAAACCAGCCACAGGCAACTCTGCTATAACTACTAAAGACTCAGAGGATTCTACAACCACACCAACCACTGTCTCGACAAAGCCTGAAACCACAAGCAGCCAGAGTGGAATTAAAAGCAATTCAGCTAAATCTGGAACCCAGAGTAGCCACAGTGTGACCACAAGCAGTGTGATCACTAAGGAGGGAAATCAGGCAGCCTCTGACCGTCCAACTCTGGGTAGCACCTCAGTCATCACGcctgttcttccttccttgccCACCCCAGCAAGCACTCACCGGCCTAGCACGGTCTCTGTGACTTTGGTCTCTGTGACTTCAGAGCCCGCAGCGAGCTCCTCCGAGGGACCAAACAAAATTACAGCAGCTACAAGTTTAGGCACAACGGCGGGTCCCACCTTCACGACGCAGGGGACACTGACCACACTAA CACCATGGGTAATTACCTCACAAGGAACTCAACACACCTCTAGCAAGACACCAGCTGTCACTGGCACCTCTGAGGCTCTGCAGCCTGCAGGCTCTTCATTGGGACCTGGGACCACATCTCCTGCCAGGGGACCCACAAGCTCCAGCACTCATTTGGAGTCAACTGCCCCTCAAGGCTCCAGTACCCCTTCTCCCACCTCAGTAATTCCAGCAGGTGTGGGACAG ATACAGTGCGATTCTCCTGAAAAGCTGAATGAGAAGATGCTCGTCCTGAACATCTCGAAAACTGATGTCTTGAGAACCAACATCTGT AACGCGACCGCTTCGAATGACAAACTGGTCACACTTTTGTGCCGAGCAGCAAAAGCCTCCTTCAACCCAGCTCAAGATCAGTGCCATATACAGCTGGCACCTGTTCCAGAAATCCAGGCAGTGGCAATCAAACAGATCACTATCCGCA cAAACCTCTTTCCCACGGACGTTTATGAATTGCTGAAAGACAAATGGGATGACCTAAAAGAG GTGGGAGTCAATGACATGCAGTTTGAGGGTCAAGGACCACCAGAAGAGACCGAGGACCGGTTCAGCATGCCCCTCATCATCACTATTGTCTGCATGGCATCCTTCTTGCTCCTGGTCGCGGCCCTTTATGGCTGCTGCCACCAGCGCCTCTCCCAGAGGAAGGACCAG CAACGACTCACAGAGGAGCTACAGACGGTGGAGAATGGTTACCACGACAATCCAACCCTGGAAGTGATGGAGACCTCATCAGAGATGCAGGAGAAAAAGGTGGTCAGCCTTAATGGGGAGCTGGGGGACAGCTGGATCGTCCCTCTGGACAACCTGACCAAGGATGAcctagaggaggaggaagacacaCACCTCTAA